From a single Nostoc sp. MS1 genomic region:
- a CDS encoding FecCD family ABC transporter permease produces the protein MTNNKAKIPLATLCLIVVLLLAVGASLSFGAVAITPQQLWLAVWGKGEQLYQTILWDLRLPRTVAAILVGAALGMSGALLQGMLRNGLADPFLLGISAGAGLVAIAMFSLGVFLAWVPLGAWFGGVLTTVIVYFLAKTGDGISVERLILGGVAVSAMFGAVQSVLLLLTEDGRIQTALNWLIGSLNGRGWAEVTTAGVYISVALVWGCLLARSLNLLNLGDELAVSLGVSLGRSRIFIGGVATLLAAGAVSIGGLIGFVGLIVPHGIRLLVGNDYRAILPLSALGGAIVMTIADLLSRLGAIELPVGSVTALLGSPLFIWLLYRRQNRI, from the coding sequence ATGACTAATAACAAAGCCAAAATACCCTTAGCCACCCTATGCTTAATTGTCGTTCTACTTTTAGCAGTAGGCGCTTCCCTATCTTTTGGTGCTGTCGCCATCACCCCGCAGCAATTGTGGCTGGCGGTCTGGGGAAAGGGAGAACAACTGTATCAAACCATCCTTTGGGATTTGCGCTTACCCAGGACTGTGGCGGCGATTTTGGTAGGTGCAGCTTTGGGAATGTCTGGGGCGCTACTGCAAGGGATGTTACGGAATGGACTAGCTGATCCATTTCTACTAGGCATATCTGCGGGTGCAGGTTTGGTAGCAATAGCTATGTTTAGTTTAGGCGTGTTCTTAGCTTGGGTTCCCTTGGGGGCGTGGTTTGGGGGCGTACTGACGACGGTGATTGTCTATTTCCTTGCCAAAACAGGGGATGGTATTTCTGTAGAACGGCTAATTTTGGGTGGCGTGGCGGTTAGCGCCATGTTTGGAGCAGTACAGTCTGTTTTACTGCTGTTAACAGAAGATGGACGCATACAGACTGCTTTAAACTGGTTAATAGGTAGTTTGAATGGTAGGGGATGGGCGGAAGTCACTACAGCCGGGGTTTATATTAGTGTCGCCTTAGTGTGGGGATGTTTGTTAGCGCGATCGCTAAATTTATTAAATCTGGGGGATGAGTTAGCTGTAAGTTTAGGAGTTTCCTTGGGGCGATCGCGTATTTTCATCGGTGGAGTTGCTACACTATTAGCCGCAGGTGCAGTGAGTATTGGCGGCTTGATTGGTTTTGTCGGCTTAATAGTACCCCACGGTATCCGCTTACTTGTAGGTAATGATTATCGCGCCATTTTACCACTCAGCGCTTTAGGAGGGGCGATCGTCATGACCATTGCAGACTTACTTTCTCGTTTAGGTGCAATAGAACTTCCAGTTGGTTCCGTCACAGCATTACTAGGTTCCCCCCTCTTCATTTGGTTACTCTACCGCCGCCAAAACAGAATCTAA
- a CDS encoding PleD family two-component system response regulator, which produces MYQHPLILVVDENQQNLELLNSYFKKLKIACIGTKQGVKAIILAQTHKPDLILLDMMVSDLSGSQVINYLKQNLTTAKIPIIAVLPFILVQNQEYLFLTGTEEYITKPYNFSQLFFLIDRYVNLLNSSSSLSG; this is translated from the coding sequence ATGTATCAACACCCATTGATTTTAGTTGTAGACGAAAATCAACAAAACTTAGAATTACTAAATTCTTACTTCAAAAAATTAAAAATTGCTTGTATTGGTACGAAACAAGGAGTTAAGGCAATTATTTTAGCACAAACACACAAACCTGACCTGATCTTATTAGACATGATGGTGTCTGATTTAAGTGGTAGTCAAGTGATTAATTACCTCAAGCAGAACCTAACAACAGCAAAAATACCAATTATTGCTGTTTTACCTTTTATTTTAGTACAGAATCAAGAATACCTTTTTCTTACAGGTACAGAGGAATATATTACTAAACCATATAATTTTAGTCAGTTATTTTTTTTGATTGACCGTTATGTTAATCTGCTAAATTCTTCCAGTTCACTTTCGGGATAG
- a CDS encoding DUF2294 domain-containing protein, producing MVNPTIGELERKISQRVSSLYNEKIGRRPSQIICHFFDSELVISLEDSITQIEKTLLESGHESLAEHIRTLLDKIIKSQLKIVIEEVINKPITDLLSNTNLVTGRTGIVVILDQLPEVRNPESIPKVNWKNLAD from the coding sequence ATGGTAAACCCAACTATTGGAGAACTAGAAAGAAAGATTTCACAACGGGTTAGTTCTTTATATAACGAAAAAATAGGACGACGACCCAGCCAAATCATTTGTCATTTTTTTGATTCTGAGTTAGTGATATCTCTAGAAGATTCAATAACCCAAATTGAGAAAACTTTATTAGAATCAGGGCATGAGAGTTTAGCTGAACATATAAGAACATTACTTGATAAAATCATTAAGTCTCAGCTAAAAATTGTCATTGAAGAGGTAATTAATAAACCTATTACTGACTTACTGAGTAATACCAACTTGGTCACAGGACGCACAGGAATAGTCGTGATTTTAGACCAATTACCTGAAGTACGTAATCCAGAATCTATCCCGAAAGTGAACTGGAAGAATTTAGCAGATTAA
- a CDS encoding tetratricopeptide repeat protein yields the protein MDSSSITYLLEDLKNPDASVREQATKKLWRIWFQQKGVYGLEKIDQSQKLLDAGEITEAEGMLTQLIQEQPDFAEAWNRRAFLYYSMGEYQKSLADCQMVIQINPVHFGALHGIGLCYAALGKYAKAIKAFKRALEIQPYSLVNQKLILECTFRLS from the coding sequence ATGGATTCTTCATCAATTACCTATTTACTTGAAGATTTGAAAAATCCTGATGCTTCAGTACGGGAACAAGCAACAAAAAAACTTTGGCGGATATGGTTTCAGCAAAAGGGAGTCTATGGCTTAGAAAAAATTGATCAGAGTCAGAAATTACTTGATGCTGGTGAAATTACGGAAGCTGAAGGAATGCTGACTCAGTTGATTCAAGAACAGCCAGACTTTGCCGAAGCATGGAATCGACGGGCTTTCCTCTACTACAGCATGGGAGAATACCAGAAATCTTTGGCTGACTGTCAAATGGTCATCCAAATTAACCCAGTGCATTTTGGCGCACTTCATGGTATTGGTTTATGCTACGCAGCACTAGGCAAATACGCTAAAGCTATTAAAGCTTTTAAACGTGCTTTAGAAATCCAGCCGTATTCTTTGGTAAATCAAAAGTTGATTTTAGAATGTACTTTCAGACTCAGCTAA
- the trpC gene encoding indole-3-glycerol phosphate synthase TrpC, with the protein MMYPSAIYTNRLQPIIREIVWQKKQEVTQLHKQMSLASLQRQLTGAPTVRDFLTALQQNPYKPSLIAEIQKASPNCGIIRADFDAVAIAKAYQRGGAACLSVITDSSFFHGSWEILHTIRQRLSLPILCKDFIIDPCQIYLARAAGADAILLIAAILTDREIQDFLRIIHYLGMNALIAVHSLDELDRILKLDDVRLIEINNQSLEDLTIDISNTQNLLAARRSQLQDLGITVVSESGIYTHTDLSLIAQAGANAVIVGESLIKEENIEMAVHDLLRGGKK; encoded by the coding sequence ATGATGTATCCCAGTGCTATTTATACTAACCGTCTGCAACCAATTATTAGAGAGATTGTATGGCAGAAAAAGCAAGAAGTAACTCAATTACATAAACAGATGTCATTGGCTTCTTTACAACGTCAATTAACTGGTGCGCCAACAGTACGCGATTTCTTAACAGCCTTACAGCAAAATCCCTATAAGCCTAGTTTAATTGCAGAAATTCAGAAAGCATCACCCAATTGTGGTATTATTCGTGCAGACTTCGATGCAGTGGCGATCGCCAAAGCTTATCAAAGGGGTGGCGCAGCTTGTCTATCGGTAATCACAGATAGTTCATTTTTTCATGGCAGTTGGGAAATTCTCCACACTATCCGCCAAAGACTATCATTACCCATATTATGCAAAGATTTTATCATTGATCCCTGCCAAATTTATCTAGCAAGAGCAGCTGGGGCAGATGCCATACTATTAATTGCCGCCATTCTTACAGATAGAGAGATACAGGACTTTTTACGCATCATTCACTATTTGGGGATGAATGCTTTAATAGCAGTTCACAGCTTAGACGAACTAGATAGAATACTTAAACTCGACGACGTTCGCCTCATTGAGATTAACAACCAAAGCTTAGAGGATTTAACCATTGATATCAGCAATACACAAAACTTATTAGCGGCTAGGCGATCGCAACTGCAAGACTTAGGTATCACCGTCGTCAGCGAGTCGGGAATATATACCCACACCGACTTATCTTTAATAGCCCAAGCTGGCGCAAATGCTGTAATAGTAGGAGAATCTTTAATTAAAGAAGAAAATATTGAGATGGCTGTACACGATTTACTTAGAGGCGGTAAAAAGTAA